The Paenibacillus sp. MBLB1832 genome has a window encoding:
- a CDS encoding glycosyl hydrolase family 28 protein encodes MMFRLEDAWLRRWWKPAFCFVLLLIGFSLFATTTDAATIVTYPAPSTETANANYAVKVDTSNLFVYDTKVRSAASGHMGFASFDFSSGPVTITVTTNFDITSGVVIRPLAAGITPTVSGRTITFSVSNPVNLSIEVNGDIDNNLALFANPIETAAPQDNGASNVLYMDPGTHSSNINWGTKDTLYFRPGVHRLTETLIIPSGKNVYLAGGAVVQTRVATYDASNVRIFGRGIIDGTNAPQVYDWGDHRSSFFYFVRSDHIDVEGIILRSSPGFHMVPVESEYVNIKNIKSIGATISNKDGYDIVDSRYVTIDGIFIRTVDDAIAIKGSYKIAGQRGESSYITVKNSTFWNEDQGNSMEIGFEESTDQIRYITFQNIDIIHTRSGSVISIHNGDSAHIHDVLYDNIRIEDVQTSRFIDMAIDYYTYSADLERGEISNITFNNINYIPATIKGSQMKGYDTAHNVDNIKFYNLKMGGTTITSASQMSLTLLPYVTNVLFSSSPAAISPWPNVTLPPGKPMPMIWEGEKRAPVCSTGDSQTAVADANASLGKYGQVLFNAANDYCDYFTLAAFPGEYDVYLGTHKSDTRGIFQFTMNGMNVGSPFSINDVTTDYSSTVGEVKVGTAYIHQSRNNFRFTVVGQLGGSSDYALGFDYIKLVPRFTEATKTLKYEAEEQPYTATTGKVLTIGRNVNASNNAYTSVNTSAAGQYVEYSIHVPESRTYAVKARVHNYGSRGKYRLSIDGGAEQGLEIDGANPSAAYLEYFLGYNALAAGDHTFRFTVTGKNPSSTGYSIGLDFISLEYIPGLPASLLEVETLPAAASAGRTVSTVSHSGASGGAFSTVNTATVGEWVEYSFYVAEGGAYTLKSRMNKWPSRAIVQPYVDGTSIGTTIDLYSPSTAWQEYTLGVRWLTAGTHKVRFLVTGKNASSSGYVIATDSFQLVP; translated from the coding sequence ATGATGTTTCGACTAGAGGATGCCTGGCTTCGGCGATGGTGGAAACCTGCTTTCTGTTTCGTACTCTTGCTAATCGGATTTTCGCTATTTGCAACGACCACGGATGCGGCAACGATTGTGACATACCCCGCCCCTTCCACAGAAACGGCAAATGCTAATTATGCCGTGAAGGTCGATACCAGCAATCTGTTCGTCTACGATACGAAAGTGCGCTCTGCCGCTAGCGGTCATATGGGTTTCGCATCCTTCGACTTCTCCAGCGGACCGGTTACGATTACAGTAACAACCAATTTTGATATTACTTCCGGGGTGGTCATCCGGCCTTTAGCAGCGGGCATCACGCCGACAGTAAGCGGTCGTACGATCACCTTCTCGGTGAGCAACCCGGTCAATCTGTCCATTGAGGTGAACGGGGACATTGATAATAATCTGGCCCTATTCGCCAATCCGATCGAAACAGCGGCTCCACAGGATAACGGGGCGTCCAATGTCCTCTACATGGACCCGGGAACGCATTCCAGCAACATTAACTGGGGCACGAAGGATACCTTGTATTTTCGGCCCGGTGTGCATCGATTGACGGAAACGTTAATTATTCCGAGCGGTAAGAATGTTTATCTGGCTGGCGGGGCCGTGGTGCAAACGCGTGTGGCTACCTATGATGCAAGCAATGTGAGGATTTTCGGTCGAGGCATTATCGATGGAACGAATGCACCCCAGGTCTACGATTGGGGCGACCACCGCAGCAGCTTCTTCTACTTTGTTAGATCCGATCATATCGACGTCGAGGGAATAATACTGCGAAGCAGTCCCGGTTTCCATATGGTCCCGGTGGAGTCGGAGTACGTCAATATTAAGAACATCAAATCGATCGGCGCTACGATTTCGAACAAGGACGGCTACGATATTGTGGATTCGCGATACGTAACCATCGACGGCATTTTCATTCGAACCGTGGACGACGCTATTGCCATCAAGGGCAGCTATAAGATTGCAGGGCAAAGGGGCGAATCCTCCTACATCACGGTGAAGAACTCCACGTTCTGGAATGAAGATCAAGGCAATTCGATGGAGATCGGCTTTGAGGAATCCACAGACCAGATTCGCTATATCACGTTCCAGAATATTGACATTATCCACACGCGCAGCGGTTCCGTCATCAGCATTCACAATGGGGACAGCGCCCATATCCACGATGTCTTGTACGACAACATCCGAATTGAAGATGTGCAGACGTCCCGATTCATCGATATGGCCATCGACTACTATACCTATAGCGCAGACCTTGAAAGAGGGGAAATATCCAATATTACGTTTAACAACATCAATTATATCCCTGCAACGATAAAGGGATCCCAAATGAAAGGGTATGATACAGCGCACAACGTTGACAACATCAAGTTTTATAATTTGAAAATGGGCGGAACGACGATCACGAGCGCTTCCCAAATGTCCTTGACGCTATTGCCCTATGTGACGAATGTTCTGTTCAGCTCCAGTCCGGCCGCGATATCGCCATGGCCTAACGTCACGCTGCCTCCTGGCAAGCCGATGCCTATGATCTGGGAAGGGGAGAAGCGGGCGCCAGTTTGCTCGACCGGGGACTCCCAAACAGCTGTAGCCGACGCGAACGCAAGTCTGGGCAAATACGGCCAGGTTCTCTTTAATGCCGCGAATGATTACTGCGATTATTTCACATTAGCCGCCTTCCCTGGAGAGTACGATGTGTATCTCGGAACCCATAAGTCCGATACAAGAGGGATCTTCCAATTCACCATGAATGGGATGAACGTCGGTAGTCCGTTCAGCATAAATGACGTTACGACCGATTATTCCTCCACCGTCGGCGAAGTTAAGGTAGGGACGGCTTATATTCACCAGTCGCGCAACAATTTCCGGTTCACTGTGGTAGGGCAACTTGGCGGAAGCTCGGACTATGCGCTCGGCTTCGACTATATCAAGCTGGTTCCGCGCTTTACGGAAGCAACGAAGACGCTGAAGTATGAAGCGGAGGAACAGCCTTATACCGCAACAACCGGCAAAGTGCTGACGATTGGCCGCAATGTGAACGCAAGCAATAATGCCTATACAAGCGTCAATACAAGTGCGGCGGGGCAATATGTAGAGTACTCGATTCATGTCCCGGAAAGCAGAACCTATGCGGTAAAGGCCAGAGTACACAACTATGGCTCGCGCGGTAAGTATCGCCTGTCGATTGACGGAGGGGCGGAGCAAGGGCTGGAGATCGATGGGGCCAATCCATCGGCCGCTTACTTGGAGTACTTTCTCGGATATAACGCACTCGCCGCTGGCGACCATACATTCCGTTTTACCGTAACCGGCAAGAACCCGAGTTCCACAGGCTACAGCATAGGGCTGGACTTCATAAGCCTGGAATATATTCCGGGTTTACCCGCCTCCTTGTTGGAGGTGGAAACGTTACCCGCAGCAGCTTCAGCCGGCAGAACCGTATCGACCGTTTCGCATTCCGGCGCGAGCGGAGGAGCCTTTAGCACGGTGAATACCGCAACTGTCGGCGAATGGGTGGAATACTCGTTCTATGTAGCAGAAGGGGGTGCGTATACGCTCAAATCGAGAATGAATAAGTGGCCTTCGCGTGCCATCGTTCAGCCCTATGTGGACGGAACTTCGATTGGCACGACGATCGACCTATACAGTCCGTCCACAGCTTGGCAGGAGTATACGCTTGGTGTACGATGGCTGACGGCCGGCACACACAAGGTTCGATTCCTTGTGACGGGGAAGAATGCAAGCTCGTCGGGGTATGTCATAGCTACCGACTCCTTCCAACTGGTTCCGTAG
- a CDS encoding response regulator transcription factor, giving the protein MYQMLIVDDEKEIREGLTAFEWAPLLIEVCGVCTHGLEALQFLESSPSQVDVVLTDIRMPFMDGLQLLETLHRQYPYIKVVLLSGFGEFDYAQRALQLGAADYVLKPTSFPALRNSFTRLVQALDQERHSEENRQALMHKARSLSRRLREEHLARLFREPLSLEEIEIGSNEGEMLIGEGPYFTILFRLDRMALHGNKMEEKECQLVMFAFDNILSDVWEGEGRGYHWVGRSQAMLYLLTSDENPAELAQAVKEQLYRFMGLFKSTLSVGIGGKVDRIEQLYLSTQSAWELLHHEKEADRMAICSTPVCLPAAPLVPSSESRDRNLSRKRENMLLQQAKQYIEQHFGRCITLKEVAGELYITPGHLGALFRQSGETFMQVLTRLRMIEAMRLLQDPRYKVYEIVERVGYSDPSYFTELFKKQTGLTPQEFRGNRYERT; this is encoded by the coding sequence ATGTATCAGATGCTCATTGTCGATGATGAGAAGGAAATACGCGAGGGGTTGACTGCATTCGAATGGGCCCCTCTATTGATCGAGGTGTGCGGGGTATGTACGCACGGACTCGAAGCGCTTCAGTTTCTAGAATCGTCCCCTTCTCAAGTGGATGTCGTTCTGACGGATATTCGCATGCCGTTCATGGATGGCTTACAGCTATTGGAAACCCTGCATAGGCAATATCCATACATTAAAGTCGTGCTCTTGTCCGGCTTCGGCGAATTCGATTACGCCCAACGGGCACTCCAGCTCGGAGCTGCGGATTATGTGCTGAAACCCACATCGTTTCCTGCTCTTCGCAATTCGTTTACCCGTCTCGTTCAAGCGCTGGATCAAGAAAGGCACTCCGAGGAGAACAGGCAAGCGCTAATGCACAAAGCCCGGTCGCTGTCCCGCAGGCTGAGGGAAGAGCATCTCGCCCGTTTGTTTAGGGAGCCTCTGTCTTTGGAGGAAATTGAAATCGGTTCGAATGAAGGGGAGATGTTGATCGGTGAGGGTCCCTACTTCACCATTCTGTTTCGGCTCGATCGTATGGCTCTGCATGGGAACAAGATGGAGGAGAAAGAGTGCCAGCTCGTCATGTTCGCCTTCGATAATATCCTAAGCGACGTTTGGGAAGGCGAAGGAAGGGGCTACCACTGGGTGGGACGAAGTCAGGCCATGCTATATTTGCTGACTTCCGATGAGAATCCGGCGGAGCTGGCACAGGCGGTCAAGGAACAGCTCTACCGCTTCATGGGACTGTTCAAGTCGACACTTTCGGTCGGAATCGGTGGCAAGGTGGACCGGATCGAGCAGCTTTATCTCTCTACTCAATCGGCTTGGGAACTGCTTCATCATGAGAAAGAAGCGGATCGAATGGCCATTTGCAGCACACCGGTTTGTCTGCCAGCTGCGCCTCTGGTTCCTTCGTCTGAATCAAGGGACAGGAACCTGAGCAGGAAGAGGGAAAATATGCTGTTGCAGCAAGCCAAACAATATATTGAGCAGCACTTTGGAAGGTGCATTACACTTAAGGAGGTTGCGGGTGAGCTGTATATTACGCCCGGGCACTTGGGCGCCTTGTTCCGCCAAAGTGGTGAAACCTTCATGCAGGTATTGACTAGGCTAAGAATGATTGAGGCGATGAGGCTTCTGCAGGACCCGCGTTATAAGGTATATGAGATTGTGGAACGGGTAGGTTATTCGGATCCTTCCTATTTCACAGAGCTGTTCAAGAAACAGACGGGCTTGACACCACAGGAATTTAGGGGGAACAGGTATGAACGTACGTAA
- a CDS encoding sensor histidine kinase yields MNVRKLMPQQGSIQSRIVGLSLLLSMMAQAILFYIGFSFYLPLQNQARQEAQASMADQLQEQVLTKFNDWYNLLTVLQRPEISDLFLDTNGLRAPAEITPIRDRTVRQLQSLELGDSYGLEKIYFLGADRNQLAMSFDVQTGQVVELQALRYDLLAEAKLEGRFLQPLGRVRMLPEKDSLEQWILSLGADLLSEGTDRELADLFAATSKGLYVTNGNENGVFICMVIDPEGLQGLLSARAVPSAFVKLTEEGKVLWSSKQDDTRPIQARQVSLRPLAPYPYELRVEYAVAGGWPLPGNILGLLAILYVGQLLFTLSVSYGCSSAIFKTYTRIAKRLDREVASVEWGNVRLDEGWSSQRLNRLSLRTKLLAIFVLAVIVPVAAIGYLFNEITYRTTLDQISAIQVEASKVLLRTAQSRIRGVEHLTEQLAASEQIRQFLLQRNFQDLNGFRADTRMKIPMSSGMGELSYFIIYNEQGQSLYSSIYPDQPELFQLDPRTFLDTNRPVWLSAYKDITRQPSLAVTKRIGIRSPLGMADYYLLVIPKSTLLEGIGSPDVFLKMMNERGENLTPNGNLVKGEMKVITHKDETRDWTWSFAYSQVLVRQRARDYGARYDMVVIIVILLSIGISAVLSYLVTKPLAILVESMGAATFDAPVPRVASQGSSEIAGIIRSYNGMVERLERVVKENIQVLKENADRRLQEKELMSLKVKAELDMLQAQINPHFLYNTLELINMRGMRTGNPEISEIVTALADLLRYSVHKGGDTVPLRQELSHVRNYMVIQQHRLGHSFEVIWHIPQELEEKRVIPFILQPLVENALKHGLKGYEDGGVVSVEAELRGSQLRIAVSDNGMGMTAGQLARLKDQILLDVPTAVQQGIGLRNVYLRLTLFYSGDAELQVDSGIMKGTRVTLIIPNLP; encoded by the coding sequence ATGAACGTACGTAAGCTCATGCCGCAGCAAGGCTCGATCCAATCCAGGATTGTGGGGCTTTCTTTACTTCTATCGATGATGGCCCAAGCGATTCTCTTCTATATCGGCTTCTCGTTCTATCTTCCTCTTCAGAATCAGGCGAGGCAGGAAGCCCAGGCATCCATGGCGGATCAGCTGCAGGAGCAGGTTCTGACCAAATTTAACGATTGGTATAACTTGCTTACCGTGCTTCAGCGACCGGAGATTAGTGATTTGTTTCTGGATACGAATGGGCTGCGCGCCCCTGCAGAGATTACTCCGATTCGGGATCGTACGGTCAGGCAGCTTCAGTCGCTGGAGCTGGGTGACTCCTACGGATTGGAAAAAATTTATTTTCTTGGCGCTGACCGCAATCAATTGGCGATGTCCTTCGATGTCCAAACGGGACAGGTCGTGGAGCTGCAGGCTCTCCGTTATGATCTTCTGGCTGAGGCTAAGCTGGAAGGGCGTTTTCTACAACCGCTGGGGAGGGTCCGCATGCTTCCTGAGAAGGATTCCCTGGAGCAATGGATCCTTTCGTTGGGGGCAGATCTGCTTTCGGAAGGCACAGATAGGGAACTCGCGGATTTGTTTGCAGCAACATCGAAGGGCTTATATGTAACCAATGGAAACGAGAACGGAGTCTTCATCTGCATGGTCATCGATCCCGAGGGATTGCAGGGGCTGCTTTCAGCTCGTGCAGTGCCTTCCGCCTTCGTAAAGCTAACAGAGGAAGGAAAGGTGCTGTGGTCCTCGAAGCAGGACGATACCAGACCGATTCAAGCCAGACAGGTGTCGCTTCGACCGCTCGCTCCGTATCCTTACGAGCTGCGCGTCGAATATGCGGTGGCTGGAGGCTGGCCGCTACCCGGGAATATACTCGGCCTTCTGGCTATTCTGTACGTCGGCCAACTGCTCTTCACCTTATCGGTCAGCTATGGGTGCTCCAGCGCCATCTTCAAGACGTATACGAGGATCGCGAAGAGGCTGGACCGAGAAGTAGCATCGGTGGAATGGGGGAACGTGCGCCTGGACGAAGGCTGGTCGTCGCAAAGGTTGAATCGGCTCAGTCTGCGTACCAAACTGCTGGCAATCTTCGTTCTCGCTGTCATCGTTCCCGTTGCCGCGATCGGTTATTTGTTTAACGAGATCACTTATCGAACAACACTCGATCAGATCAGTGCTATCCAAGTCGAAGCGAGTAAGGTGTTGCTTCGTACAGCCCAGAGTCGAATTCGGGGGGTGGAGCACCTGACGGAGCAGCTCGCGGCTTCCGAGCAGATTCGGCAATTTCTTCTGCAGCGTAACTTTCAGGATCTTAATGGATTCAGGGCAGATACACGCATGAAAATTCCGATGAGCTCCGGCATGGGAGAGCTCTCGTACTTTATCATCTACAATGAACAGGGACAAAGCTTGTATTCCTCCATCTACCCCGATCAGCCTGAGTTGTTTCAACTGGATCCTCGTACCTTTCTGGATACAAATCGACCAGTTTGGCTCTCCGCTTACAAGGACATCACCCGACAACCGTCGCTGGCGGTCACCAAGCGAATCGGGATTCGATCACCGCTGGGCATGGCCGATTATTATTTACTAGTCATCCCCAAATCAACGCTGCTGGAGGGGATCGGCTCCCCGGACGTCTTTCTTAAGATGATGAATGAACGGGGGGAGAACCTGACTCCCAACGGAAACTTGGTGAAGGGCGAGATGAAAGTCATTACCCACAAGGATGAGACTCGAGACTGGACATGGAGCTTCGCGTATTCACAAGTACTTGTCCGCCAGAGAGCACGGGACTACGGGGCGAGGTACGACATGGTTGTGATCATCGTCATCTTGTTATCCATCGGGATTTCCGCCGTTTTGTCCTACCTGGTCACCAAGCCGCTCGCCATATTGGTGGAAAGCATGGGAGCGGCCACTTTTGACGCGCCAGTCCCCCGAGTAGCTTCGCAAGGAAGCAGTGAGATCGCAGGCATTATTCGCAGCTATAACGGGATGGTCGAAAGGCTGGAGCGGGTTGTGAAGGAAAACATACAGGTGCTAAAGGAGAATGCAGACAGACGGCTTCAGGAGAAAGAACTGATGTCGCTTAAGGTGAAGGCGGAGCTGGACATGCTGCAGGCGCAGATCAATCCGCATTTTCTATATAACACGTTAGAGTTGATTAATATGAGGGGAATGCGCACCGGCAATCCCGAGATCAGCGAAATTGTAACGGCGCTTGCGGATTTACTTCGCTATAGCGTACATAAGGGGGGCGATACCGTTCCGCTTCGTCAGGAGCTGAGCCATGTACGCAATTATATGGTGATTCAGCAGCACCGGCTCGGTCATAGCTTCGAGGTGATCTGGCATATACCACAGGAGTTGGAGGAGAAGCGGGTCATTCCTTTTATCCTTCAGCCGTTGGTGGAGAACGCGCTCAAGCACGGATTAAAGGGCTATGAGGACGGAGGCGTCGTAAGCGTGGAGGCCGAACTTCGAGGCAGCCAGCTCAGGATAGCGGTATCGGACAATGGCATGGGGATGACAGCCGGACAGCTAGCGAGGCTCAAGGACCAAATCCTTCTGGACGTTCCAACCGCTGTGCAGCAAGGGATCGGACTGCGCAACGTTTACTTGAGGTTAACCCTATTCTATAGCGGGGATGCGGAGCTTCAAGTCGACAGTGGGATTATGAAGGGAACCCGCGTAACGCTCATTATCCCGAATCTGCCATAG